The stretch of DNA CGCGCGCCTGACGGATGGCGAGCGCTGCCATCATGTCGAGCATCGGCGTCGATAGTCCGGCCGCGCGCGCGAATGCGGCAGGCGCGCGGACCAGCACGTCGATCTCCATGGCGCGGCCGAGTTCGTAATCCTGCAGGATTGACGGCTTGTGGTCCGGTGCGGGGCCGGAGCGCGTGACGCGCTTGACCTCGGGGAAGCAGCTTTGGGCGACGCTATTGGCCTCGTCGAGCAGGCGCGGCACGATTTCGGCAAGCGCCGGATCGTCGCGCACGGCACGCGCGGTCTGCCCGGTCAACAGGCACAGCACTGACATCGACATGTTGGTCAGGAGCTTTGACCAGATCGTTTCCCGGATCTGCGTGACCCCGGCCGAATCGATCGAAGCTTCGTTCAGCGCCGCACGCAGTTTCGCGACCCGCTCGCTTTGGCGGTCGTCGCATTCGCCGATCAGGAGCCGGTTGCGCTCGGGCGAAAGGTTTGCCACCGCGCCCGGCGCGACGACTTCGTTGGACGAAAACACCGCGCCGCCGACAATAAGCTGCTTCGGGATCGCGGCACGCAGGCGTCCACCGGGATCGAGGAAGGCCAGATCCGGCACCGGCGGATGCCGTGGCGAGAGCCCGATATCGTACCACCAGGGAATGCCGTTCTGCGCGAACACCACCGCGGTTTCCTCGCCGAGCAGCGGCTGCAGTCCGTCTGCGAGGCTGGAGAGGCTAGTTGCCTTCAGCGTGCAGATGACGGCGTCCTGCCGGCCCAGCGCGGCCGGATCGCTCGATGCTCTCACCTTCGCCTTGAACTCGCCATTTCCAACACGCAGCGTCGGCCCGTTGGCTTTCACGGCATCCAGATGCGCACCCCGCATCACGCAGGAAACGTCATGTCCTGCCAGTGCGAGCCGCACCGCAAAATGGCTGCCGACGGCGCCCGCACCGAAAACGCAAATCCGCATGGGTGGAAATCCTGCCGGGAGGGATGGTCGTTGCTAGTTTTCACAAGCCATGGCCGGGCGCAACCGGCCCGGTTCGACAGGGTGGGTTGCGGAATGGCACGGGTCCGGCTGCACGGAACTTTCCTGTTCCGCCGGCGTTCATCAACGCGCGTAAAGGTCGCGGCACAACGATGATAGGGCGCACCATGTCGAAGCTCGGACTGGGAATTGCCGCCCTTGTTTTCGCGACGGCGCTGTCAGTGGCCGACTTTGCCATCGCGAGAGGCGGCGGTGGGCATGGAGGCGGTCATGGTGGTGGTCATGGGGGCGGCCACGGTGGCGGCCGGGGCGGCGGTCATCACGGCGGTGGTGGGCACCATTTCGGCGGCCGGCATCATGGTGGCGGCCATTTTCATGCCAGATCGGCCCGTTCATTCTCCGCACACCGTTCATTCTCTGCGCCTCGCATGAACTTTGCCGGGAGCGGCCGTGCGCTGAACTCGCGCGCACTCGCCCGCAGCTATCGCCACACCGCCGCGCTGCATAGTCCGGCCATGCGGGCCAGCGTTACCGCGGGCGCGGCGCTTGCCGGGTGGCAATACGGACGATCCAGAGGCGGCGGCTGGTGGCAGCACGGCAACGGCGGCTACGGCTGGGTCGGGCCGCTGTTCTGGCCGTTCGCCTATTACGACATCTACGACTATGCGCTGTGGGGACCGCGTGTCGGCGCGCCGTTCTGGTACTACGGCTATGATGACATTTATGCCGGCCTGTTCGGCCCCTATGACTATCAGGGTCTTGCGGGCTACCTGCCGCCGCGCGGTCCCGGCGCCGGGCCGGACCGGCTCGCGCTGTTATGCGGCAAGGACAGCCGCGAAATCGCCGGCCTGCCGATCGACCTGATCGCGCAGGCCATCGAACCTACCGAGGCGCAGCGCGCGGCTCTCGACGATCTCGCCAATGCATCGGTGATTTCAGCGCAGAAGATCAAGGCGGCGTGCCCGGCCACCGTTGCGCTGACGGCGTCTGGCCGGCTTGCGTCGATGCAGCAACGCATCGAGGCGATGATATCAGGTGTCGCGACCGTGCAGCCGGCGCTGGACAAGCTCTACGGTCTGCTGACCGACGAGCAGAAAGCGCGGATGAATGCAGTCGCCGAAGATCAGGAAAGGAAGACCGAGCGGCGCCGTAACCGGCCGTTGGCGCAACCCTGTGACATTACGCAATCGTCGGCCTTGCAATGGCCGGCCGAGGAGATCGAGGCAAGGCTGCACCCAGCCGATGCACAGCGGACCGCTCTAACTGCCCTGCAGAACGCCAGCGCAAAGGCGGCGGACATGCTGGCCACATCGTGCCGGATCGACGAAGTGGCTACGCCGCCGGCGCGGCTCGCCGCCGTCGGCAAGCGGCTCGACGTCATGTTGCAGTCGGTCAAACTCGTGCGCACGGCGCTCGATGATTTCTATGCGATGCTGAGCGACGAGCAGAAGGCCCAGTTCGAGGCGATCGGGCCAAGGCGGACGTCATTGGCCGACAGGGCAGATATGATGCAGCGGCGTGGCCGCCGATAGGTCGGCGGCGGTGACAATGGCTGCGATCCCGGCCTATTGTCCGGCATAACAAAAATGCCGAACAAAGGGGCCACTGAATGACTGCCAATCCGGTTTTGTGGGATCTCGACGCGCGCGGCGTCGCAACCGTCACGTTGAACCGTCCCGAGGTGAACAATGCCTATGACGCCGGGCTCATCAACGGCGTGCTCGCGGCGATGGATGAGCTCGGCAGCAAGCCCAATCTCCGCGTCGTGGTGCTGAAGGGCAACGGCAAGCATTTCCAGGCCGGCGCCGACCTGAAATGGATCAACGGCGTGCGGCCGAAATCGGCGGAAGAAAACGAAAAGGTGTCGCGCGCGACGTTCGAAGCCGTGCAGCGGCTGAACACGCTGCCGATTCCGACGGTCGCGCTGGTGCAGGGCGGCTGTTTCGGCGGCGGCACCGGCGTGATCTCGGCGTGTGACGTGGTGATCGCCGCCGACAATGCGCTGTTCTCGATCACCGAAGTGCGCTGGGGGCTGACGGCCGCGATCATCATCCCGCAACTCTGCGACGCCATCGGCGTTCGCCAGGTCCGCCGTTACGCGCTGACCGGCGAACGTTTTGGCGCGGAGGAGGCGCGGCGCATCGGGCTGGTGCATGAGGTGGTGCCGCTGGCGGAGCTGGAGACGGCGGGCGCAAAAGTCGTGGAGCAGTTGCTGGCCAACGGTCCCGAGGCGCTCGCGGAAACAAAGGCGCTGGCGATGGAGAACTCGTTCGGTGGCATGAGCGTGGATGACGAGGCCTATGCGCGGCTAGTGCGGATGCATTCGGAAAGGCGTCAGACCAGGGAAGCGTCGGAAGGGCTGGCATCGTTTGCGGAGAAGCGGGCGGCGAACTGGGGCGTGGGGAAATAAGTGTCTTCCGTGGCATAGGCGCATTTGAGACCGCAATGGCGGACTTGGAAGAGTTTGCTATAGTTGGAGCCATGACAGCGAAAGATAACGAAGAACTCATCGCGCGCGTCCCTCAATGGCCCAAGGAGCGCCTGGACGCGAGTCGCGATCGCCTGACCGACGCTCAAGCGCAGGAGGTCGCTCGCATCCAGCGCGATATTCGCGAGGGGAGGGCTGCGCTCGCAACCGACGAGCAGATGGCGGCGCTTTGGAAGTCATGCGGTCTGTGAGACTGCACATCGCCGAAGAACGAGAATGAAGTCGCCATCACAGGAGCACCGTAGTTTGGAATCAAAACGTATCGCCGTTGCCGGGCTGGGGGAGATCGGCAAAACCGTGGCGCGCAAGCTGGCGCAAGGTATGCCGGGGCTTGCTCTCGCGGCGATCGTGGCGCGGGATCAGGCGAAGGCGCAGACGTGGCTCGATAGCGAAGGCATCACCTGTCCGCTGATCTCGCTCGACGAACTGCCCGCTCACGCCGATCTCGTCGTCGAATGCGCTCCGGCAGCGATCCTCGACCAGATCTGCCGGCCGATGCTGAGCGCCGGCAGGCAGGTGATGGTGCTCAGCGCCAGCGCGCTGCTGCCGCGTCCTGATCTCGTCGATCTCGCCCGGGCGCATGGCGGGCAGATCATCGTGCCGACCGGCGCCTTGATCGGCTTCGATGCGGTATCGGCTGCCGCCGAAGGCACTATCCATTCGGTGCAGATGGTCACGCGCAAGCCGCCGAACGGGCTTGCCGGTGCACCCTATCTCGTCGAGAACGGGATTTCCATGGACGGCTTGACATCGGCGCTCTGCGTCTTCAAGGGCTCGGCGCGCGATGCGGCTGCGGCCTTTCCCGCCAACGTCAACGTGGTGGCGGCGTTATCGCTCGCAGGCATCGGCCCCGACCGCACCACGATCGAAATCTGGGCCGATCCGGCGGTGACGCGGAACTGCCACCAGATCAGGGTCGATTCCGACTCGGCTTCGTTCACGATGGGAATCGAAAACATCCCATCGGAAAACCCGAAGACAGGCCGCATCACCGCACTCTCGGTGATCGCGGCGCTACGCAAGCTGACCTCACCGCTGCAGGTCGGGACCTGATCGCC from Bradyrhizobium sp. AZCC 1693 encodes:
- a CDS encoding aspartate dehydrogenase; this translates as MKSPSQEHRSLESKRIAVAGLGEIGKTVARKLAQGMPGLALAAIVARDQAKAQTWLDSEGITCPLISLDELPAHADLVVECAPAAILDQICRPMLSAGRQVMVLSASALLPRPDLVDLARAHGGQIIVPTGALIGFDAVSAAAEGTIHSVQMVTRKPPNGLAGAPYLVENGISMDGLTSALCVFKGSARDAAAAFPANVNVVAALSLAGIGPDRTTIEIWADPAVTRNCHQIRVDSDSASFTMGIENIPSENPKTGRITALSVIAALRKLTSPLQVGT
- a CDS encoding ketopantoate reductase family protein; the protein is MRICVFGAGAVGSHFAVRLALAGHDVSCVMRGAHLDAVKANGPTLRVGNGEFKAKVRASSDPAALGRQDAVICTLKATSLSSLADGLQPLLGEETAVVFAQNGIPWWYDIGLSPRHPPVPDLAFLDPGGRLRAAIPKQLIVGGAVFSSNEVVAPGAVANLSPERNRLLIGECDDRQSERVAKLRAALNEASIDSAGVTQIRETIWSKLLTNMSMSVLCLLTGQTARAVRDDPALAEIVPRLLDEANSVAQSCFPEVKRVTRSGPAPDHKPSILQDYELGRAMEIDVLVRAPAAFARAAGLSTPMLDMMAALAIRQARDKGLYQG
- a CDS encoding Spy/CpxP family protein refolding chaperone, which codes for MNFAGSGRALNSRALARSYRHTAALHSPAMRASVTAGAALAGWQYGRSRGGGWWQHGNGGYGWVGPLFWPFAYYDIYDYALWGPRVGAPFWYYGYDDIYAGLFGPYDYQGLAGYLPPRGPGAGPDRLALLCGKDSREIAGLPIDLIAQAIEPTEAQRAALDDLANASVISAQKIKAACPATVALTASGRLASMQQRIEAMISGVATVQPALDKLYGLLTDEQKARMNAVAEDQERKTERRRNRPLAQPCDITQSSALQWPAEEIEARLHPADAQRTALTALQNASAKAADMLATSCRIDEVATPPARLAAVGKRLDVMLQSVKLVRTALDDFYAMLSDEQKAQFEAIGPRRTSLADRADMMQRRGRR
- a CDS encoding enoyl-CoA hydratase-related protein, which encodes MTANPVLWDLDARGVATVTLNRPEVNNAYDAGLINGVLAAMDELGSKPNLRVVVLKGNGKHFQAGADLKWINGVRPKSAEENEKVSRATFEAVQRLNTLPIPTVALVQGGCFGGGTGVISACDVVIAADNALFSITEVRWGLTAAIIIPQLCDAIGVRQVRRYALTGERFGAEEARRIGLVHEVVPLAELETAGAKVVEQLLANGPEALAETKALAMENSFGGMSVDDEAYARLVRMHSERRQTREASEGLASFAEKRAANWGVGK